A genomic segment from Halomonas sp. TA22 encodes:
- a CDS encoding response regulator transcription factor — translation MRVLLVEDDSLLGDGIRTALLREGYVVDWVSGGRDALAAFQAEAFSVMVLDLGLPDMDGLEVLKEVRRHARLPVLILTARDAVDARVKGLDAGADDYVLKPFDLQELLARLRVVTRRAEGRASPTLSLGDLLIDESQHRVAWRGQEVALGRRQFALLLELARHSGKVLPRTRLESLLYGWGEEVESNALEVHVHHLRRKLDKQLIATVRGIGYRLDAPGA, via the coding sequence ATGCGTGTGCTGTTGGTGGAGGATGACTCCCTGCTGGGCGATGGCATCAGGACCGCACTGCTACGCGAGGGCTATGTGGTCGACTGGGTGTCCGGGGGCCGCGATGCTCTGGCGGCCTTCCAGGCCGAGGCGTTCTCGGTGATGGTGCTCGACCTTGGACTTCCCGACATGGATGGTCTCGAGGTGCTGAAGGAGGTTCGCCGCCATGCACGCCTGCCGGTGCTGATCCTTACCGCCCGGGATGCCGTGGATGCACGAGTGAAGGGGCTTGACGCTGGTGCCGACGACTACGTGCTCAAGCCATTCGATCTGCAGGAGCTGCTCGCTCGGCTGCGGGTGGTGACCCGCCGTGCCGAGGGGCGAGCCTCGCCGACCTTGAGCCTGGGCGACCTGCTCATCGACGAATCCCAGCACCGTGTGGCGTGGCGTGGTCAGGAGGTGGCGCTTGGGCGCCGGCAGTTTGCCCTATTGCTGGAACTTGCGCGTCATTCGGGCAAGGTGTTGCCGCGCACGCGCCTGGAAAGCCTGCTCTATGGCTGGGGGGAGGAGGTGGAGTCCAATGCCCTCGAAGTCCATGTGCACCATCTGCGACGCAAGCTCGATAAGCAGCTGATCGCCACCGTACGCGGCATCGGTTATCGCCTGGACGCTCCTGGCGCATGA
- a CDS encoding peroxiredoxin — MGLRIGDIAPNFTADTTQGTLNFHEWIGDSWCVLFSHPKDFTPVCTTELGYMAKLKPEFDKRNTKIIGLSVDAVENHATWSKDIEETQGTAPNYPMIGDTNLEVAKRYDMLPADLDATAEGRTPADNATVRAVFIIGPDKKIKAMLIYPMTSGRDFDEVLRLLDSVQLTLKHTVATPVNWRPGDDVIIPPSVSDEEAQKKYPQGYTTLKPYLRTVKQPQ; from the coding sequence ATGGGCCTCAGAATTGGCGACATCGCCCCAAACTTCACCGCAGACACCACGCAAGGCACCCTGAACTTCCATGAATGGATCGGCGACAGCTGGTGCGTGCTGTTCTCGCATCCTAAGGATTTCACCCCGGTTTGCACCACTGAACTTGGCTACATGGCCAAGCTCAAGCCCGAGTTCGACAAGCGCAACACCAAGATCATCGGTCTCTCCGTCGATGCGGTCGAAAATCACGCCACTTGGTCGAAGGATATCGAGGAGACCCAGGGCACGGCGCCCAACTATCCAATGATTGGCGATACCAATCTTGAGGTGGCCAAGCGCTACGACATGCTGCCGGCAGATCTCGACGCCACCGCCGAGGGGCGCACGCCGGCCGACAACGCCACCGTGCGCGCGGTCTTCATCATCGGCCCGGACAAGAAGATCAAGGCGATGCTGATCTATCCGATGACCTCGGGCCGCGACTTCGACGAGGTACTGCGCCTGCTCGACTCCGTCCAGTTGACGCTGAAGCACACCGTGGCCACTCCGGTGAACTGGCGCCCGGGTGACGATGTCATCATCCCGCCCTCCGTCAGCGACGAGGAGGCGCAGAAGAAGTACCCACAGGGCTACACCACGCTCAAGCCCTACCTGCGCACCGTCAAGCAGCCGCAATGA
- a CDS encoding CBS domain-containing protein, translating into MPLSLGLTQALQPINTRLAIEHPPRPTAPTPDTSAIAVLTDFTQTPPRTICESTPIGQAHRSMLQEGVRLLLVTDESGHLSGILNAREVIGGRRITLAMQHHGLSREEVTVKMVQTPGEALHAMPYAQLARLTIGELMEALRSYGDQHLLITSQGDDGAPRLRGLVSASDIGRALGVELTLAPEARSFADICQVVLGHEL; encoded by the coding sequence ATGCCACTATCTCTCGGCTTGACACAGGCACTTCAACCCATCAATACCCGCCTCGCCATCGAACACCCCCCGCGGCCGACTGCTCCGACCCCAGATACCTCCGCCATCGCGGTGTTGACCGACTTTACCCAGACACCGCCCCGCACCATCTGTGAGTCGACACCCATCGGTCAGGCGCATCGCAGCATGCTGCAGGAGGGAGTGAGATTGCTGCTGGTCACCGACGAGAGCGGCCATCTCAGCGGCATACTCAATGCCCGCGAGGTGATCGGCGGGCGCCGCATCACGCTGGCCATGCAGCACCACGGCCTCTCCCGCGAGGAGGTGACGGTGAAGATGGTCCAGACCCCAGGCGAAGCGCTGCATGCGATGCCCTATGCCCAGCTGGCCCGACTCACCATCGGTGAGCTGATGGAAGCGCTCAGAAGCTATGGCGACCAGCACCTGCTGATCACCTCGCAGGGCGATGACGGTGCGCCACGTCTGCGCGGGCTGGTATCCGCCTCCGATATCGGCCGTGCGCTGGGTGTAGAGCTCACTCTCGCGCCGGAAGCGCGCAGTTTCGCCGATATCTGCCAGGTCGTGCTTGGTCATGAGCTGTGA
- a CDS encoding ketopantoate reductase family protein, with product MPAPHVAFERHLVVGPGALGRLLAIRLALSDRAPKVALLGRRPPPRHLQLVTPEGERLMGDLPGLTAETLATESGRLVHLTTKAYAAQAAFEAIAPNLTPDTPVVLWQNGYGIQETLTRQWSGPVLCASTTEGAYVTGVDEVVHAGHGQSVLGDLGGEHGELASALAETLSRAGLPCQAVDDIRVRLWHKLAVNAAINPLVARFRIRNGQLRDRPFRPMVERVVAEVARIMSLEDIPTPPEGWSGRVWQVVEGTANNRASMLQDVLAGRPTEREAILGPLLAAATRHTLACPALESLHRSSPGPAPE from the coding sequence ATGCCTGCCCCGCACGTGGCGTTCGAGCGTCATCTGGTCGTCGGCCCCGGGGCTCTGGGTCGGCTGCTGGCCATTCGCCTGGCCCTGTCTGATCGAGCCCCTAAGGTCGCCCTGCTCGGGCGTCGCCCGCCACCGCGCCACCTGCAGCTGGTCACGCCCGAAGGCGAGCGCCTGATGGGGGACCTTCCCGGGCTGACCGCCGAGACGCTCGCGACCGAATCCGGGCGCCTGGTGCACCTCACCACCAAGGCCTACGCCGCACAGGCGGCGTTCGAGGCGATTGCACCAAACCTGACGCCGGATACGCCCGTGGTGCTGTGGCAGAACGGCTATGGCATTCAGGAAACGCTGACTCGCCAATGGTCCGGACCGGTGCTGTGCGCCAGCACCACCGAGGGCGCCTATGTCACTGGCGTGGACGAGGTGGTACATGCCGGCCATGGCCAGAGTGTGCTTGGCGATCTTGGCGGCGAGCATGGCGAGCTCGCCTCGGCGCTTGCCGAGACCTTGAGCAGAGCGGGGCTACCGTGCCAGGCGGTGGATGACATTCGCGTGCGGCTCTGGCACAAGCTGGCGGTGAACGCTGCCATCAACCCCCTGGTCGCGCGCTTTCGCATTCGCAATGGTCAGCTTCGCGACAGACCATTTCGGCCGATGGTCGAGAGGGTCGTGGCCGAGGTGGCAAGAATCATGTCGTTAGAGGATATTCCTACCCCGCCCGAGGGGTGGAGCGGGCGGGTCTGGCAGGTGGTGGAGGGCACCGCCAACAACCGCGCCTCGATGCTTCAGGACGTACTCGCCGGGCGCCCTACCGAGCGCGAGGCGATCCTGGGCCCGCTGCTTGCAGCCGCCACTCGCCACACCCTGGCGTGTCCCGCTCTTGAGAGCCTTCATCGATCTTCTCCGGGACCTGCACCAGAGTGA
- a CDS encoding ATP-binding protein — MTSIRRYLIVSLALVLALATLSIVVSAYFITHHKMERILDAQLSMQGRIVSSLVGPGTSSEEYERLARHLDQPGHPAYWYGTSDAQAASPGRRYHPEERMLTLGFWQADGIPWLMGAEWGDAGAFPPPQREGYRWQEYDGQRWRVFSLQLDDHARWLSIGLRERFHDELSGEVALGNFLPMLVALPLLLAIVWLLVNRGLRPLSSLSQQVMGRGSQDLSHIDLAVPRELKVLRDALNDFITRLGVTLERERRFSADAAHELRTPLAALKIHLDNALAGERESLRKAYGGIERLQRVVEQLLLLARLDGPDAPPRETLDLLDMVQRLAAELWPLAEARGQVLEVDATVRPQIEGNATEVEILIRNLLDNALRYTPAGGRIEVVLGMGNVEEGEHAWLAIRDTGPGIAEELLAQVTERFRRVAGQEISGSGLGLSIALVLAYRQHARLALSNRADGGLEARLEWQ; from the coding sequence ATGACCTCGATTCGCCGCTATCTGATCGTCTCCCTGGCACTGGTACTGGCCCTGGCCACTCTCTCGATCGTCGTCTCGGCCTATTTCATCACTCATCACAAGATGGAGCGCATACTCGACGCCCAGCTGAGCATGCAGGGGCGTATCGTCTCCTCGCTGGTCGGCCCGGGCACCTCCAGCGAGGAGTATGAACGGCTCGCTCGCCACCTGGACCAGCCGGGCCACCCGGCGTACTGGTACGGTACTTCCGATGCTCAAGCCGCCTCGCCCGGCCGGCGCTACCATCCAGAGGAGCGCATGCTGACGCTCGGCTTCTGGCAGGCGGATGGCATCCCCTGGCTGATGGGGGCGGAGTGGGGCGATGCCGGGGCCTTTCCCCCTCCCCAGCGAGAGGGCTACCGCTGGCAGGAGTATGACGGTCAACGTTGGCGGGTCTTCAGCCTGCAACTCGACGACCACGCGCGCTGGCTCAGCATCGGCTTGCGCGAACGCTTCCATGATGAGCTCTCCGGCGAGGTGGCGCTGGGCAACTTTCTGCCCATGCTGGTGGCGTTGCCGCTGCTGTTGGCGATCGTCTGGCTGCTGGTGAATCGCGGGCTGCGCCCGCTTTCGAGCCTGTCGCAGCAGGTGATGGGGCGCGGCTCACAGGATCTCAGCCATATCGACCTGGCGGTGCCGCGCGAGCTTAAGGTGTTACGCGATGCCCTGAACGATTTCATCACCCGGCTCGGCGTGACGCTGGAGCGCGAGCGACGCTTCAGTGCCGACGCGGCCCATGAGCTGCGCACGCCACTGGCGGCGCTGAAGATTCATCTCGACAACGCACTGGCCGGTGAGCGCGAGTCGCTGCGCAAGGCCTATGGCGGTATCGAGCGATTGCAGCGGGTCGTGGAGCAGCTGTTGCTGCTGGCACGCCTGGATGGCCCCGACGCGCCGCCACGCGAGACTCTCGATCTGCTGGACATGGTGCAGCGACTTGCCGCCGAGCTGTGGCCGCTGGCCGAGGCGCGCGGGCAGGTGTTGGAAGTGGATGCCACGGTGCGTCCGCAGATCGAGGGTAACGCGACCGAAGTGGAGATCCTGATCCGCAACCTGCTGGATAACGCGCTGCGTTATACGCCGGCCGGCGGCCGTATCGAGGTCGTGCTGGGAATGGGGAACGTCGAAGAGGGGGAGCATGCATGGTTGGCGATTCGTGACACTGGCCCGGGGATTGCCGAGGAGTTGCTCGCGCAGGTCACCGAGCGCTTCCGGCGTGTCGCAGGCCAGGAGATCAGCGGCAGCGGGCTGGGGCTCTCCATCGCGCTGGTGCTGGCGTACCGCCAGCACGCTCGGTTGGCGTTGAGCAACCGAGCGGACGGTGGCCTGGAGGCGCGACTCGAGTGGCAGTGA